CCATCAATAAATGGGAGAAAAGTGTTATGAAGATGTTCCAAGATCTTGACCAAATTGCTGACTACTTGATCAAAGATCTCACCTCTGCCGCCAGTAGTTCCAATAAACCCCATGCCGGAATGATCACCAAAGATCTCAATGATATTGCTGGGATAATTGGCAAAATCAAGATAGAATCACAACCTTTCCACCGTCTACCCATGATACATAAAGCAATTAACAATGGTATCAGAAGCATAGAACCAGAAAAGAAGTGGCAAAAGCTTGAGTCAGAGGAGGATATAATGGCTAGTCCCGCAATAGCTGATGCGCAGTCTATCTATGACAATTTAGAACCACGGTTGCAGATTTGTTTTCTCTGTCTTTCCATATTCCCTGAGAACTCAATCATCAGGAAGAGATCTTTGatttattggtggattggggaAGACTTGGTGGGTCATAAGGAGGTTGAACAGGTTGGAGAAGATTGCTTCATGAAGCTGTGTGAGAGTGGCCTTATTGAGCCCATCTCTGCTGAGCATAGTAGAGCCCCTCATAGTTGCAGATTGCACCCTTGGGTACGACGGATGGCAATTCGCATTGCAAAAGAAACCATGTTCTTCGACTTTGATTCCCATGGGAAGCCAATTTCAGGTCCTTCCATGTTCCCACGACGTGCCTGCGTAGCAACGACCGAGGAAAGAATAGTGGAGCAGGTTGATCTGGAACCAGATCCAAGTAAATTGACGATGCTATTCAACATAGATGTTCATTGTCTAGAATGTAATGAGGAAGAATTCAAGAAGCTCAAGAGCATGGAGATCTTGCAGTTGGGACGGTGGATTAGTGAGCCCAAGCATCACATTGAAGTAGACAATCCGAACTTCTTAGATCACTTGGGGCTTCTAAAAAATCTTAGGTATCTTGGGTTGCAAGGAGTTTCAAGGATTACAAAGCTTCCAGAATCAATCAATGAAGTGAGTGAATTACGAGTCCTGGATCTCCGAGCATGTCATAATTTAGAAAAGTTGCCCTCCGGGATTGCATCCCTTAAGAAGCTCACCCACTTGGATGTGTCAAAATGCTATTTGCTGGAGTACATGCCCAAAGGTCTTGATTCCCTCTCAGAGCTTCAGTTCTTAAATGGATTTGTGATTAGCAATCTGAAAAGGCAGGATGCTTGTAAGCTGAGTGAGTTAACTAAACTTGAGAAGCTTCAAAAACTCAGCATAAGCTTAAATGTGGAGACAATGGCTGCAGATGGAGAGTTGAAGGCAGTAGGTGGAATTCGAGGCCTCAAAACTCTTACAATAACATGGGGAGGAGGGTTGGCATTGTCAATGAAAGGCAAAGACAGAGACAATGAAAAATCTAAGAAGCCTGCAGCACCTAAGAGAAACATTTCATTTATTGAGAAAGCTGGAAAGAAACTAACAAGAAAGCCTACAATGACAAACGAGGCAAAGCCACCAGTCAAAATTTCCCTTCTGCTTCCACCCAATCTTACAAAGCTGGACCTCCAATGCTTTCCTCGGGAGGAGGCACCAGAATTGCGGAAAGATGAACAAACAAAGAGTTTGAAGAAACTCTACTTCAGAGGAGGGAGGCTAAGGAGCTTAAGTGGGATTCAAGAAGGTGGTGTAGTCTCCAAAGTTAAAATTGTTCGTCTGCGGTTTCTGCAGAATTTCAATATAAGAAGGCCTGAATTGGAGGAAATATTCCCAGATCTGAAATATGCTGAGATTCTCAATTGTCATCATATCAAGACCTCATTCCTGGAAGAGGAAAGTGTGTCAAGGCGAGATAGAGATAGTGCAAGCACAAGCAAAGGCAATGCAGCACCTTGTTCCTCAATTAATTATAAGATCGATGGTGTTGGCTTCTCTGATACCAGTGAGTTGACTAGTTAAATTTACACTCCCTTTGTTTGGATATTGGAGTTTGAAATGATCTTTTCTTTGTTAAAATTCACTTGCTCCTCAGATTTTGTCTTCTTGTTTTGTTGATTTGTAGTTCAAAAATCTTCATGTACCACAAGTATATGGTAACTTCAATCTTTATTTAGTGATAGGATTAAGAATTCTATGCTGTTAGAGAAAGTGAACTGATGCCTCTTTTTAGACACAGTTCAGAAATAAAGATAATTGTCCTTCTTTGCTGCaaattttcttctgttttcgACCTATATCTACTCTGTTTTCTAATGATTATTTTTGCTCTTCCTTCTACTATTTTCAAGTTTCATCATGTACCACTGCAATCATCTGTATGGGTATCTACGATAGGTAATCGGGGTATGAACCACTTCTATGATTGAAGCAGCATTTTAAGAATCCAACATCAATCTGGACTGGGTCACCATGTATGTAAATTGGGCAATGTCAATCCAAAACAATAACATTGGCAATCTGTCATTGTTGAACTGACCCAGTGATTCAAAAGGATGAAGCTCATTTAATTAGGctacatttttgtttaaaaatcgTTAGGCTAGATGAAATGCACCATCAAATTATTATTTTCAAGTTTTGAATGTTATCTTGGAACCATTGTTAGTCACTCGAGTATGAAACCCAGAATGGCATTCGCATCAAACAAAGCTGAAGGTCCTGAAATATCAACTCCCCCAGACTTGCCAAGTAACTGGCTTACAGGCATCAATTAAGTGGCTTTGCAAAATTATTTGTCCTCTTTTGTATACCCAGAAGAGAGTTCACAGAACAATTCAAACAGATTCAAAATAGTGTTGTGTTGTTTATTAATTTGATAAATGGATGCTTTTACTTTTGTAGTTTCATTTAAACTGACATAATAAACTTTGAGTTTCCTACATTGCACAAGTTTTCCAGTTAAAGCTTTCTCaggaaatttttgtttttgaaataggtttttttttgttttacttattCATTGTGCAGATACCTACTAGGTGCATCAACCTTATAGTCATGGACTGGTAATTCTTCTGAAGTTCCAGGAGGTCATGCAAATTCGATCTCTGTCGTTGTGATGATGAAGTGTTACTTTTTCATTACCATAAAGACCAGAACTTAGGCTTTTGTCAAGTGGACAGTTTTCTATTTTCCTCCTTTTCAAATCTTTCACTACTCTTTATGTACTATGTTGGATTTCGACATTTACTTTCTGTAAAAACAATTTTATGGAGTGGCATATGGTTGAGTTGGTTTATATCTATCAAATTCTTTGGGATCTCAGCTTCTCTGTTCTTATATGATATGCAATTTTTTTGCTTTAGCAAAATTTGCTTTATATGCCCCAGTAACTTTGATTGTTTTTCTAATCTATTAATGGAACACATAAatatcttttttgggtttctaggTTTCTGTTTGGGTAGCAACAATATTGTCATTGAAAAGAGACTAAACTGAGATTTTGAAACAAAGGTGTTGGTTTCCTTATTGTTTAGTTTTATCCGAAGATAAAATTCCGAGACCCTTTGATATATCAAGTTAATGTTTTGAATTCATGGGAGAATTCTAAAGATGTCTGGCTCATAAAGTATAGGGAGACGGTACCCCACATCGACAGTGAGGGTAATTTCCCACGCCACACTGATCACGGCGTAGGAAATGGTTTCGTCAATGGGGGGCTCACATGGTCAAAGGAAAGAGTGTCAGTGCAAGGTCTATATGGTCAGGATATGAGAGGACGTGGAAAAGCATCCCTCACTGTCATCGTGGGATTttcttccctttatttataatatatgATTTCATTAAAACATCTTTTCCCATGAAAATGTGAAGTCGAATTTATGTTTGAAGCAACATACAACGTCTTgcccattatatatatatttatagacaAAAAATCGTTATCAAGTCATGTAATGTCAGCACCAGTGTGGGGGCAAATGAGACCGCATgtaagggcatcaacatagatgtaaTTTTCGATTTTATGGGGGGACAAGGCGGtactttctttttccctaacttAATACGATTTTGTTCTATAGAAATATTAACTACAATTACATCATACAATACAAACCTTTCAATCACAAATGAAAAAACTCacataaaataaagggaaaaagaacgctttCGGCACGTGactcctgtgcctagacacaggccACAAGTAGTGATCGCCCTCGTGGATTTCCACACGTAAAGGTGGAAATCCACGAGGGTTCAGCGTTCATTTTTGTGTcaccatgtgtctaggcacagaaGTCACTCGCAGCTAAGTAGAGTTCTCTTTCCGAAATACATATTACATCTTTACAATTAACTTAGCTCGAGCATGGCCTGATTCAACACGATATTGCTCTCCTATACCAAGATGAGCCATTAAAAAACAAACGACAGTGAGAAGCTCTCCCCCAGCACTAAGTCTTTGAGCATGGTAATATCCTCTGCATTCACTTGCTGCATAGCAGAGCATCTCCAACCACACACGGCTTATCATCTCCCATCTCTTTACTACATTAGGCTCATGTACTAACAATGATTTTGCAACCCTGGATGCCTCAAATAATACAGATTTACTTCTATCACCTTTCACTTGTACGGGTGGAACTTCTGTGTCTACCTTATTCAGCCTTGTACAGGCTTGTTTCTCACTAGTTTCTGTCCCTCTTCGATGGAAAAACCTTTTGGCCTCAGCACAGGTATCCCCAAATCTGATTTGTCCAATTCCTGCAGTCAACATAGAAGGACGTGATACAAGAAGATATAACATGTAATTGGATATGTCTCTACTTGTTTTCTGCAGGTTGGTCAGCACTGTTTTGGGTTGAGGATGCTCTACATCTTCTACTCCTCCATCCAAATAATAGCAGATATCTGTAGCTATGTGCCAAAGCAAAATGCTTTCATCAAATTCAGCATTGATGCTATTATCTAGTATCCCATCATTTTTCCCGTTTAGTGCCAATTGACCTCTAGAAGTTCTTAAACGCCTGAGAGACTCATAATCTCTTGCTTGTTCCAACATGCGTTTCAGAGCATCGAAGATGAATTTCTTAAGGTCGTCAGAAATTTCTATGTAACTTCTGTGCCTGTGATTATCAAAAAGGTCCTTTAACTGAGGAATCATGAGCTCCATAACTTTTGTCCCAAAGAATGGCTGCTGATCTTTGAGGCAAAACTTGATCAAGTTGTACTGAGCCATGGAATTAGACCACCTTGATCGGTTGGGTGGTCTTTTCCAAGAAAGAACTATAAACACAATTCTGGTAAATCGATTgagatttttcttcttcttcatccaaaCAATGGTCCAGTCTGTGACGAATAATCGAGCCAGTGACCAGATCTCTAGAGCAATAGCTCCACTCAGTAAGACGTATGTTATTCTTACATCAATCTTGTCATATCTTTGCTTATCAGTAAACCCAAAGAAGATAATGGAAACAACAATAATGGAGGAGACACTGGTGAAGCGGAGAATCCAACCTTTCAAAGTATGAACCACAGCCGCCTTGGTGTATAGAACCTCATACAAAAACCCAAGTTCAATCTCAATAATTTTATAAGCTTCATACCAACTTTTTTCCATGAATAATCTCTGACTTTCATTTCGATCATGAAAAGTAAGGATGAGATCAACAATAAGTCGCTTAAATATCTGAAAAAAATGATGAGCTTTCGATATGAGCTCAATTTCATCATCAACAGTTCTTTGGCTATTTCCattcactttttcaatatcctcggtagaagaagaagactcagGTTCCCTTTCACAGGCTATCCTTGCATTGACCCCGGCATTCCTTTTGGAAGAGTATTCCTCCATGAATTTTGCATAGTTAGGTCCTGGATCAGGATCAGTGACCATGGACTTCCTAAAATAGTCTCGGCTTGCATTCATGAGAGCCAATGTCCTCTCTACGTACTTAATGATTCCCCCCATGAACATTAGAATGGTGATCACCCAAAGCCTGGTAGGTACAGGCAACGACATGATGATGATATAAAGTGCTGTTCCAACCTGGAATAGAAGTCCAAGCAAATGCCTCAACCAAAGCTCATTATCTTCTAATGAGAAAGCTGTGATGTTGTCCGGACCACCAAGGTGTAGTAGAAGAAAAGGTGCCCAAAATACTTTAAGGTCAACCCTTTCGTTCCCAGGCTGATCACCATTAGGCTTGTTATTCACGGTCTCAGCAAGGACACCAAGAGCCAAAGTTGCAACCCAATCGGCTAACAAGTAGCAGGACCAAACAAGGAAGCTGATCTTTCTGGCTGTTGTATGCTTTCGGACACTTGCGAAGGAAATGAGTAGAGTCTGAATGAAGAGGCTACTGAGAACCAAGTACCTGAGTTCCCATAAATTCCATAGCCTTCTTATCTTATCTGGAATGATTTCCATATCCTGTTTCTCCCTTTGCTGCTTTTTCTGAGTTTCCAACTCTGCAGAAAAAGAATGGTGGGTATAGAAAAATGCAAACCTAAAACGTTGCAAAGAAGACTGAAAAtcgcaaacaaacaatcacacataCGGATCAGACCGGAATCAGCCGGAATCGAtcctcaagaaccctagaatcagtCCTCAGATCCAAAAAATAggaaatttctagggtttttgggtgtgaatcGGCCATATTGGATTGGTTGGAATCGAGATCAGTCATGGCCGAGTTCAATCCGAATCAGTCGATTCACAGATCCGATTCGtaattcttaaaaccctgctcTTACGGGATTCTCGTGTCAGGTATCATAGGAGAGAGACCAATGTAGCCTCCTATGTGGCCTACCAACTCGCAATGTATGCACAATCATAACCATAGTTGATAATCAGGTATTTTGACTCGACTCACGCTTTTAAAAACCTGGTGAATTGATCAAGTCAAACCTGGTTAATAGGAGGGGGGGAATCTGAGAAGAAATTAGAGGGGGGGCGGAGAAGaagccgtgagaagaagaagaagggaggaggtGTGCCCACgcacaaaaaagaagaagaagaaggggggggtgTGCGCACCGCACAAACTCACTTTGTTTTctattcattcttcaattctctaatgatggggaattacatcatatataaagagaaataaaaggcagCCAAATATTcacaaaccacccccccccccccaaaaaaaaaaaaggcactcaaaaataaagactcctaattacttactaaaactaggctaactaaaatagaaatccaATAAAACTCAATTTGGAAATTTCCATATATGTCTAAtaactaccttaaaataaaagattacataataatttctcaaataaaataaactttctaaaatcctactagatccaaacactcaaactagacccggttcaactgggtttgggtcggtccaatgtGGTACACCAGTTGGGTTGGCCCGGTCCAAGATTATCCTGCATCAGTgagctattttttattttattgttttaatatctttcttcttcaccttctctGAGTGAGGAGGGATTGAAGCTATGATTGCTTCATGGGCGAGAAGAGaaaaattagggatgtaaaaatccgaattcgactCGTATCCCTATCTGTTTAGGGGTATCCAGATCCGAATTTGGATAATCCAAAACAAAATCTATCTGATCTAAATAGATATCaactaaattaaaaaattaaatatctaATGAtattgagggtttttgaaggttCGACAGGTTCTACATAATGAAGAAAATAGCTAAGACATGGTGTGAGCAAATCATATCCACctaggggaggaaggtctgggttatACAAGTCAAGGACGTAAacagatagtcgaaaatccgaattcaattCGCATTCGTATTTGGTTAGGGGTATCCATATCTGGTCAGGAGATATCCATCAGATCCGATCTGTattcgatctgtttacatccttaAGAAAATCTAATATTGAagacaacaaacaaaaattatagGGTTCTATTTAGTTGTAGACCAAACTTATGGTCTATGAATAGTATAAGGCCTAATTAAAATACCTAACTACTTGCTGAGTTTCACATGACTTGGGCAAAAACACCGAGTCAATAAAAATTTAGACACTCTAAGACCTGGTTTGGTTATTTCTTAAACCTGGACGAGTCTACTCTTGACCAAGTTTCATGATTTTTTTACTCAACTCAGGTGGCTCGCCCGAAATCAAAACCCGGTAGTCCAACTATGATCAGAATTGCTTCAAAATTGACTTCCTTGATGAACATCCTTCCAGTGTAcccaaaaaacgaaaaaaaaaaaaaaagatgaacaTCCTTCCATAAGCCTTAACATGTCAAGGGTTTCACTCTGAACTCTTTCAAATGTAAATCCTACTCTGTAGGCCTACCTGAAGCCACTTTGAACAACATGTTACCCTGAGccaatcatagttggaaaaccaggttttgactagTTAGAATTCTTAGATAACCTTAAGCATGGAGTAGCTAATACATAGACAACAGATTCCATATGGACCTGCCCTTACAAAgctttcctattttatctcttaaGCATTTCTAGTCTTAAATTTTAGTTGTGGACAAGAAAAattcgtgtgtgtgtgtgtgtgtgtgagagagagagagagagagaaggggagaaggGCATATTAAGCTTCTAGAAATAAGAAAACAGAGACTGAGGGGAGAAGGGCAAATGAAGCTTCTAGAAATAAGAAAACAGAGACCGAGTGCTGGATCAAAGTAGAAATGAGAAATGTAAAGTTGGGAGAATTCTTACATGAAATACTGGTGTTGATATGAGTGTTGGCAAGAGAAACCTGAAACGAAAACAAATCCAACTCAATTCAGAAAGCAGATAGGGAAAAGCAAAGCATTTCCCCCGGTATTGAGCTGATTCCACCAGATGGTACCTACGAGCGAGCAGCGAGGTAAAAAGGTTAGAATATACAACAAAACCCACACAAATTTGAATGGATTCTTTAAGATGTGTGATGCTTGAttaagaaagaggtagagagagAAATCTGATACCGATATCCTGCACTCGTTGGTAACTTGGTACATATTAGAAATTTAACGCCCAAGTCTGAGCTTCACTCACTTTCTTGCATAAGGGAAAGAGGAAAGCAGCAGACTACTACTCCAGTCCAGAGTAAGGAggagtactctctctctctctctctctctctctctctctctcttctcttattgagggttttgggggtggggtagggtgggTTGAGTAGGGGTCGGGCCGGGAGATGTGCATTTTTAAAGATTGGGTAACATATGGCATTTTGCAGACATTCAAACGGAATCATTTCCAACATTCATCTATGTTTATTAAGGGCAAGAGAAAGCTACATGATCGTGTGGGTCTTGCGCCACCCAGCGTGGGGCCTAGTGGAAGCAAGCGCGGCAGCATTATTGGGGGCGAGTAGGCGGGTGGGCGGTCATGTCGTGCCTTGTGTCTAAACGTAGGAATCACGtgaccaagtagcgttctttttcccatttattaaaatggaaaaagttcTCTGAACCAACCACTGGTGTGGGGTATACTATTAGGAGTCAGTATCACATTCACGTACATGAACATACGAGAACGACTCATAGCCagtcagatggaatccattaTGTGGGACCTACATGGAgtagattccatctgaacgaatGTGAGCTGTTCTCGTACGTGAATCTGAGACCAACTCTATACTAAaaccctgtgtctatctctctccttctaacatgaaatgacctcattgCAATCTCATGTAAGATGCTATTTTATCGCACCTCATTAGTGCAAGTGTAGAATTTGTGCCAGCCCGACATTATCCACCGGGGGAAAGTATGTACTTGGCCTTTCAACATTAGTTTAACTCAAAGACATTGGAAAACAAAGTATGTTTACTTGCTGGTTTTGCGGTTCAGATCCATCCAAATGATCCTCGATTTGTTACATTTTCAGTCAAGCCAAGGAAgtaaattttcattaatttgcCAACTTGGTCTCCATTTCCTCTTCTAATCCGGTTGCATTGCAGAAGGACCCTCCATAATCTTGTTTTTAAAATGCCCTTGTTTCTACTAAAAATGCAGCTTTAGGAATCGTTCGttgccaagtttgaatggattTTTCCTTCGAGAGCCGTCACAAGATAAAAGAAGGAAACGCTCACACTTCTTTTGTCAAGGTGTATGGAGTGGAAGCTGTTCTCCTGTTGAAAGAGTCAAATATTATTTATGACTTTGTATGGCCACCCGggtggacctttatcccctgaggttcgttGATTGGTATAGTTGTgtggttcctctcatagaggGTTGAAAggaccattccaccccctgatcGAACACACTGCTtgagtgggatccacccccttttattagaggcactatgGAACCGTACCGAGCAGGGGAAACGCAATAATAAAAATTCCTCTTAAGAGGCACACAAATGACGAGAACACCAAGCTCCAAGCTCTTAAAGGCTTGACGACAGTGAGAGTAATCTTCAACAGTGTTTTGGTGGAAAGTTGAACACAACTCCAATGTAtcaacatatcatcaacatcaatGATTTGTAAAAGTTTTTCCAAAATTCAACTTTTTTTGTGGAGAGCGTGTGCTGCTGGTGTAGCAATGGGTTATGCACTTTGCCATCGCAATATCAGAGTGGATTAGTATTGTGCTAGGTGTGGATCTGTTGAAACTATCTCACACATTCTACTGGATTGTTCATTCACCCGTGTGACATGGTTTAGTTGTTCTTTAGGGCTCATGATTCTTTCGGGTGATGATCCTTCACTAAGCCATTGGATCATGGGTTAGAGCAATATCTCACGGTATAAAGGCACTCGCCAAATGGGGATTTCATTATGCTCTTTTATACATTGGATTCTTTGGAAAGCACAGAATGATAATGTATTTGGCCAACGGTGTTGATCTCCATTAGAGGTAATTCAAACGTCTTTTCATGTTTTCCAAGAATTTTATAAGTCTTAGAATTCTATTGCTGTGCAATCTCCATCAGTGGCCCAATCTTCATTAGCAGTTTCTGGAGAATTCTCTCACTAGCCATGCACGACTCAGATTTTTTGTGATGCTAATTTTGCTTCCTAACTCATTCAAGGGTGGTGTTGGCATTATTTGCTTGGATTTTTGTGGTTGACCCATTCATGTTGTTTCGATTCCAATGAGTTTTGAGGATATTGCTACTAGGTAGGCTATGACTATCCGCTCTTCTCTGTTGGACTGCATATCAAAGGGCTATGACAATGTTGTTATTGCATATGCTAATAAGGAGGTTATCACTTACTTGAAAGGAGGATTATTTGTGTCTCCTCTTCGCATCCGCAGCGTGGAGGATATTATTCATCTTTCTACTTATCTTGATACATGTACTTTCACTCATGTTCCAAGGAAAAATAACAGTTATTTTAATTCCCTCACAAGGAGGGCTAACATGTACGATGGTATGGCCCATTTCCGATCCATGGTCTGTTGATCTATGAAATCCTTAGCCATGAACTTTCACGTTTTCATAATAAAACTCTTTTTACCACAccaaacagtaaaaaaaaaaaaaaaggtcaacaTCAATGATATAAACAGAAATATCAATTAATTTCTCAATGGTTCTGAGGTTTTTAAAGAAAAACCCTTAAATCCCAAACCATCCATCTATCCACCCATCTAAAGGTAGAATAAAGTAAACCCAGcaacacttataataaaatctaaaccctaaaccatatTAAACTCAATTGACTTAGTCGAGATTGTCTAGAGTCCAGTCCGCTTCCTTTTTGTTGATGGGCTTGGGCCCATCTCACTAAGGCATCGTTGTCCAACTAAAATGGTGGTGATGACTTTTCAAAGACTCATATTTAATAGACTCCCCTGGTCATATGTGTACTGCGTAGGTCGCAAACACGTGACgatgactctttttttttgtttttgatgaaagtgtaatcatacAAATCACATACCAATCCCAAAATATTAACTGatttttaggaccgtggaatcaCGTGACGATGACTTGAATAGACCCTTCTTCATATCTTGGATTTAGAAAAAAATCCATAGATATATCAATCGACTATAGTTAGGATTCTTGATCTTCTTAGGAGTCGGCTCTTATCTGTAGCGGGTGTTCTCTCGTCATCGGTATATCATTATAggtatttcctttcttttcctttccttttttttttttgcatcaatCCAACCCACAACATGTGAGACTCGCGCTCAAAGTTTCCCATTCCTTTTTATTCGGCAAACAAATGGGGCTTTATAAAGTCCTAGTAATAATATATTTCTCTTTaacaaaaaagattaaaaaaaaaaaaaaaaagtaatcctATGTTTAGTGTGTTCGTGTCTTAAGTTTATTATAATGCTTTGCAAGGCCTAGCAACATTCCTGAGTTGGTAATGCTTTGTACGTTTATATAAACCAACAGTACAATCGTAGATACAAATGAATGAACAAAATTTAGATTTCTCTGTGTTGATAAAGGTGGCCCCGCAGCATAAAATCCACCGGCTGCTCGTTTGTCTCAAAAATCAGTAAGAAGTCCACAgtcccattattattatttttaaaagggaATCCATGCTATGCTCCTCAGTCCTCTCCCATCCTTGTCATAGTATAGGACCCTCACAAAATTGCCAAGAATTCTTCATTGGGTAGTTATATATGGTTGCAATAGACTCACCACcgtatacatacatatatacatacatacatacatatccGAATGATTTGTTCAACTTGTATCATCGAAAAGTATGTATACAGTGTCTATTATTACGATCCTGATCCTCTACTGTTGAGATGCCCGGCAAGACCGTGCTATGCAAACACAGTAAGGTtggaaatgaccgccttaccccagctCAGCAGTAGAAGATCAGGAgtgctattattattattagagcaaatttcacagacaccccttttaagtattcaatatgtcacggatttgccaaactttggaaaaatatcacgGATTACCCttactttatatttttatttcaacttaatcTACTCCGTTAGGTCTGCgcagttaagttgctgttagttcttttataatgataaaattacccttaccacagggtGAACTGTCCATAATatccttaagggtaaaacccaaATACTCATGTTTTAATGATATTACCTTTAagattccttattttttgtaAACCCAAATTT
The sequence above is a segment of the Telopea speciosissima isolate NSW1024214 ecotype Mountain lineage chromosome 7, Tspe_v1, whole genome shotgun sequence genome. Coding sequences within it:
- the LOC122668352 gene encoding putative disease resistance protein At3g14460, coding for MSSASCEKDLFSHFFKRWSSATKAITENSGNSNNIKEQFKKIEKELIEIERSLSSINKWEKSVMKMFQDLDQIADYLIKDLTSAASSSNKPHAGMITKDLNDIAGIIGKIKIESQPFHRLPMIHKAINNGIRSIEPEKKWQKLESEEDIMASPAIADAQSIYDNLEPRLQICFLCLSIFPENSIIRKRSLIYWWIGEDLVGHKEVEQVGEDCFMKLCESGLIEPISAEHSRAPHSCRLHPWVRRMAIRIAKETMFFDFDSHGKPISGPSMFPRRACVATTEERIVEQVDLEPDPSKLTMLFNIDVHCLECNEEEFKKLKSMEILQLGRWISEPKHHIEVDNPNFLDHLGLLKNLRYLGLQGVSRITKLPESINEVSELRVLDLRACHNLEKLPSGIASLKKLTHLDVSKCYLLEYMPKGLDSLSELQFLNGFVISNLKRQDACKLSELTKLEKLQKLSISLNVETMAADGELKAVGGIRGLKTLTITWGGGLALSMKGKDRDNEKSKKPAAPKRNISFIEKAGKKLTRKPTMTNEAKPPVKISLLLPPNLTKLDLQCFPREEAPELRKDEQTKSLKKLYFRGGRLRSLSGIQEGGVVSKVKIVRLRFLQNFNIRRPELEEIFPDLKYAEILNCHHIKTSFLEEESVSRRDRDSASTSKGNAAPCSSINYKIDGVGFSDTSELTS
- the LOC122668843 gene encoding uncharacterized protein LOC122668843, with the protein product MEIFPGKIRRLWNLWELRYLVLISLFIQTLLISFASVRKHTAARKISFLIWSCYLLADWVATLALGVLAECVNNKSNGDDHQSAWNDKDDLKAFWAPFLLLHLGGPDNITAFSLEDNELWLRHLLGLLFQVGTALYVFIMSLPVPTWLWVITILMFMGAIIKYVERTLALMNASRDYFRKSMVTDPDPGPNYAKFMEEYSCKRNAGLVVSIAREKEPESQLPSIPDIDEKSNEDSSKVEIELISKAHHFFQIFKRLIVDLILTFHDRNESRSFFFTEKSWEKAYKVIEIELGFLYEVLYTKAAVVHTLKGWILRFTSVSSIIVVSIIFFGFTDKQRYDKIDVRITYVLLSGAIALEIWSLARLFVTDWTIVWMKKKKNLNRFTRIVFIVLSWKRPPNRSRWSNSMAQYNLIKFCLKDQQPFFGTKVMELMIPQLKDLFDNHRHRSYIEISDDLKKFIFDALKRMLEQARDYESLRRLRTSRGQLALNGKNDGILDNSINAEFDESILLWHIATDICYYLDGGVEDVEHPQPKTVLTNLQKTSRDISNYMLYLLVSRPSMLTAGIGQIRFGDTCAEAKRFFHRRGTETSEKQACTRLNKVDTEVPPVQVKGDRSKSVLFEASRVAKSLLVHEPNVVKRWEMISRVWLEMLCYAASECRGYYHAQRLSAGGELLTVVCFLMAHLGIGEQYRVESGHARAKLIVKM